One window from the genome of Sebastes umbrosus isolate fSebUmb1 chromosome 12, fSebUmb1.pri, whole genome shotgun sequence encodes:
- the LOC119498713 gene encoding uncharacterized protein LOC119498713 produces the protein MTKTGKPDSYWASILHQYAQGKYKFTTGKKPGARKWKAVMKRIDTCPLTPVFNQRPREYTIFGKKILCQCGYHKSAEQAGSSGSQQTEGESGSIAGRPQTAPATQSSSAASATQSSSAASATQSSSAASATQSSSDAPTMQSSWSRSAARATQSSSAAFATQSSWSRSATSATQSRSAAPATQSSLSASRQTAAQIKCALCSIDISGDKFSEHLSDFHTDECCEQCGRKVSGAVGLLHHIEEHHHKLSKQPQLPCPPPPQQPPPPSRQQPPFPPPQQPPPPPPPTSPHVIILRPPEVNWVSFLPKQFMRVIQPADREWIAQCLYDPAGQLKQQLSQNWFHPPNPPKPATTLPDPMTYFRQRMFLWAPMRMWGIPLKCHQCNTKMHHSGIYTKVREVIDLDSRYYLVGGDYPRCSKCMIPVCPWSTEMLSQLDPAHRNRFPAVLTTQLALDRKCVTMLKPRTAGNSSSYMQQALEEVHSEEWARRTIHYLSDCELHQRRSAITHCDEAAVYLQPPPFRPLPLAQWFETVHANEILGHLDEMKGVITSTYGRVLKLDSTKKITKKLAGDIADTATWMTNVSNEIGQVLNCVLTTGEGSGLDELCQGIVKRYKDAGEPEPEVLYVDRDCCSETGV, from the exons ATGACAAAGACAGGTAAACCTGACAGTTACTGGGCATCTATCCTGCACCAGTATGCCCAGGGGAAATACAAATTTACTACTGGCAAGAAACCGGGGGCCAGGAAATGGAAGGCTGTAATGAAGCGCATCGACACCTGTCCACTGACTCCCGTCTTCAACCAAAGACCTCGGGAATacaccatctttgggaaaaaaatccTTTGCCAATGTGGCTATCATAAG TCAGCTGAGCAGGCAGGTTCCTCAGGGAGCCagcaaacagagggagagagcggcTCAATTGCAGGGAGGCCACAGACAGCCCCCGCAACGCAGAGCAGTTCAGCTGCCTCCGCAACGCAGAGCAGTTCAGCTGCCTCCGCAACGCAGAGCAGTTCAGCTGCCTCCGCAACGCAGAGCAGTTCAGATGCCCCCACAATGCAGAGCAGTTGGAGCAGGTCAGCTGCCCGCGCAACGCAGAGCAGTTCAGCTGCCTTCGCAACGCAGAGCAGTTGGAGCAGGTCAGCTACTTCCGCAACGCAGAGCAGGTCAGCTGCTCCCGCAACACAGAGCAGCTTGAGTGCAAGTAGACAGACTGCAGCACAGATTAAGTGTGCTCTTTGTAGCATTGACATTAGTGGTGACAAGTTCTCTGAACACCTATCTGACTTCCACACAGACGAATGTTGTGAGCAGTGTGGAAGAAAGGTAAGTGGTGCAGTTGGGCTGCTCCACCATATTGAGGAACACCATCATAAATTATCAAAACAACCTCAACTACCatgcccaccaccaccacaacaacctcCACCACCATCACGACAACAACCGCCATTtccaccaccacaacaacctcctcctcctcctcctcccacatcTCCACATGTGATCATCCTGAGGCCACCGGAGGTCAATTGGGTGAGTTTTCTCCCCAAACAGTTCATGCGGGTAATCCAACCAGCCGACCGGGAGTGGATTGCCCAGTGCCTTTATGACCCCGCAGGACAGCTGAAACAACAGTTATCACAAAACTGGTTCCATCCACCCAATCCACCAAAACCAGCAACAACACTACCTGATCCAATGACATACTTCAGGCAGCGGATGTTTCTGTGGGCACCGATGCGGATGTGGGGTATTCCACTTAAGTGCCATCAGTGCAATACTAAGATGCACCACTCCGGCATTTACACAAAGGTACGGGAGGTCATTGACCTTGACTCCAGGTACTACTTGGTCGGCGGAGATTATCCTCGGTGCAGTAAGTGCATGATCCCCGTCTGTCCATGGAGTACTGAGATGTTAAGTCAATTGGATCCTGCCCACAGAAACAGGTTCCCTGCTGTTCTCACCACACAGCTGGCTCTGGACAGGAAGTGTGTCACCATGCTGAAACCGAGAACAGCAGGGAACAGCTCCAGTTATATGCAGCAAGCACTGGAGGAAGTTCACAGCGAGGAGTGGGCAAGACGCACTATTCACTACCTGTCCGACTGTGAGCTACACCAAAGGAGGAGTGCAATAACTCATTGTGACGAAGCAGCAGTCTATCTGCAGCCACCTCCCTTTCGTCCCCTACCTCTCGCACAGTGGTTTGAGACGGTCCATGCTAACGAGATCCTGGGTCATCTGGATGAGATGAAGGGTGTGATCACCTCAACATATGGCAGGGTTTTAAAGCTGGACTCCACAAAAAAG aTCACAAAGAAACTGGCTGGTGATATTGCAGACACAGCTACATGGATGACCAACGTCAGCAATGAAATTGGCCAGGTTCTAAACTGCGTGCTGACCACTGGTGAGGGTTCTGGCCTTGATGAATTATGTCAAGGCATCGTCAAGCGCTACAAGGATGCTGGGGAGCCAGAGCCAGAGGTCCTTTATGTTGACAGGGATTGCTGCAGCGAGACAGGTGTGTGA